Below is a genomic region from Leptotrichia shahii.
TTTAAAAGTATGTGTTAAAAGTGTGGATTTGTTTCAGGATTTTCAATTTGAACTGTCACATGTTCTATTCCGTATTCATTTTTTAAAAGTTCTACCACATCATTTACAATCTCGTAATCATTTACACCATCATATTCATCAAGTAAAATATGAAATGAGATACTTATATTTTCTTCAGAAATATTCCATAAATGAAATTCATGAATATCCTTTATTTTATCAATTGTCAAAATTTTAGCATGTATTTCGTCAATGTCTAAATCACTAGGAACAGCTTCCATCAAAATAAAAAATGCCTCTTTTGCAATTTTTAATCCGCCAGTAAAAATAACAACGCTTATAATCACACTTATTATTATATCAAAAATAACAAGGTTAGTTAATTTCAAAATAATCGCAGCAATTATAACTCCAACAGAATTTAACGTATCGCCTAAAAAATGCCATAATGCACTCTTTACATTAAGATTTTTTTCTTTTTTTAAACTTTTCATAAGCACAAACATAAGTATTATATTAACCAAAAGTCCGATTACTGCAATTGTGAACATCGTAAAAAAATCAACATGCTCTGGATTGAAAAGCCGTTTTACAGCCTCAATAACTATTCCGACTGAAATTATCATAAGAGCCAGTCCATTTATGAATGCAGAAATTATCTCAATTCTCAAAAATCCATAAGTAAAATTTTTGTTTGGCTTTTTGGCTGAATAAAATACTGCTATAATACTGAACAAAAGTGCAACGACATCCGAAAACATATGAAATGAATCTGAAATAAGTGCAAGTGAACCACTAAATATCCCGCCAAATAATTCAACTAAAGCAAAAAATAGTGTCAGTAAAATTGAAGTTATCAAAGTTTTCTTTGATTGTGCCTGATATTTATAATGCTTTATATGATGGTACTTAAAATCAATTTTTTTATTCATCTTATCTTTCCTTCTTTCCTATAAAAATATTTAATTTATTTTAATTATATAATAGAAGTTTTTTTATTTCAACAACATAATTTTATTTTATAGCAAAACTATTTTGAAATCTTAAAATTATTTTTAATATGGTTGCAGATTGCAATTTTGTATGGTAAACTTTTGTTAGAAATAATAATTAAAATAGATTCAAATCATACTTTTATAACATAAAAATTAAGTAATAAAATTAATATAAAGGAGAAATATAAAATGTCAAATATATTTGAAAAAAAAGTTAGAATAAATGAATTGACAAACTTAAGAAAAGAACTTATGCAACAGGGAAATGTTGTGGAAGAGGTTAAAGTATTAAAAGAATTAGCAGAACTTACAGAAGATGTTTTTGGTGAGGAAAGCGATGAAAATATTAAAATTTTGAATGAAGTTGGGGGAACTCTTAAATATGTTGGGGAGTTTGACACGGCGAAAGATGCTTTATTAAAGGCACAAGGCTTTATTGAGAAAAAGTATGGCAAAGATAGTATTCCGTATGCGACTTGCAGTCTAAACTTGGCAGAAGTTTACAGATTTATGAAAAAATACGATAAAACAGAAGATATTTATCTTAATACGATGAAAATTTATGAAGCTAATAATCTTCAAAATGATTATGTCTATGCAAGCGTATGTAACAATTTAGCTTTATTTTATCAAGAACTTGGGCGATTTGAAGAAGCGATTGATCTGCAGGAAAAAAGTCTGAAAGTACTGGAAAAAGTTG
It encodes:
- a CDS encoding tetratricopeptide repeat protein, yielding MSNIFEKKVRINELTNLRKELMQQGNVVEEVKVLKELAELTEDVFGEESDENIKILNEVGGTLKYVGEFDTAKDALLKAQGFIEKKYGKDSIPYATCSLNLAEVYRFMKKYDKTEDIYLNTMKIYEANNLQNDYVYASVCNNLALFYQELGRFEEAIDLQEKSLKVLEKVGENPIQYAITLSNLVQPYLKVKNIEKAEEYLQKSLKLIEKEVGKSHNLYAAVLNNMATFYFEENEYEKALKLFEESAEICEKTFGKESNNYKNILENIQIVKEKMV
- a CDS encoding cation diffusion facilitator family transporter; the protein is MNKKIDFKYHHIKHYKYQAQSKKTLITSILLTLFFALVELFGGIFSGSLALISDSFHMFSDVVALLFSIIAVFYSAKKPNKNFTYGFLRIEIISAFINGLALMIISVGIVIEAVKRLFNPEHVDFFTMFTIAVIGLLVNIILMFVLMKSLKKEKNLNVKSALWHFLGDTLNSVGVIIAAIILKLTNLVIFDIIISVIISVVIFTGGLKIAKEAFFILMEAVPSDLDIDEIHAKILTIDKIKDIHEFHLWNISEENISISFHILLDEYDGVNDYEIVNDVVELLKNEYGIEHVTVQIENPETNPHF